A region from the Prionailurus viverrinus isolate Anna chromosome E2, UM_Priviv_1.0, whole genome shotgun sequence genome encodes:
- the HSD17B14 gene encoding 17-beta-hydroxysteroid dehydrogenase 14 — protein MATGTRYAGKVVVVTGGGRGIGAGIVRAFVQSGAQVVICDKDESGGRALEQELAGTLFLRCDVTQEEDMRVLISETVRRFGRLDCVVNNAGYHPPPQRPEETSAQGFRQLLEVNLLGMYTLTKLALPHLRKSQGNIINISSLVGAIGQVQAVPYVATKGAVTAMTKALALDESQYGVRVNCISPGNIWTPLWEELAAATPDPTATIREGVLAQPLGRMGQPADVGAAAVFLASEANFCTGTELFVTGGAELGYGCKAIPGTPLEPPTDPS, from the exons ATGGCCACGGGAACGCGCTATGCCGGGAAGGTGGTGGTCGTGACAGGGGGCGGGCGCGGCATCGGAGCCGGGATTGTGAGGGCCTTCG TGCAAAGCGGGGCTCAAGTGGTCATCTGTGACAAAGATG AGTCTGGGGGCCGGGCCCTGGAGCAAGAGCTTGCTGGAACTCTCTTTCTTCGATGTGATGTGACTCAGGAGGAAGATATGAGG GTCCTCATCTCTGAGACCGTCCGCCGATTTGGCCGCCTGGATTGTGTGGTCAACAACGCTGGCTACC ATCCGCCTCCACAGCGGCCCGAGGAGACCTCTGCCCAGGGCTTCCGGCAGCTGCTAGAGGTGAACCTGCTGGGGATGTACACCCTGACCAAG cttgccctcccccacctgcggAAGAGCCAGGGGAACATCATCAACATCTCCAGTCTGGTCGGGGCCATTGGCCAGGTCCAGGCAGTTCCCTATGTGGCCACCAAG GGGGCGGTAACAGCCATGACCAAAGCCTTGGCCCTGGATGAGAGTCAATATGGCGTCCGGGTCAACTG TATCTCCCCGGGAAACATCTGGACCCCACTGTGGGAGGAGCTGGCCGCCGCCACGCCTGACCCCACAGCCACAATCCGAGAAGGCGTACTGGCCCAG cccctgggtcGCATGGGCCAGCCAGCTGACGTGGGAGCGGCAGCCGTGTTCCTGGCCTCTGAAGCCAACTTCTGCACTGGGACTGAGCTGTTTGTGACCGGGGGTGCAGAGCTGGGGTACGGGTGCAAGGCCATTCCCGGCACCCCCTTGGAGCCCCCCACCGACCCATCCTGA